A window of Ictalurus punctatus breed USDA103 chromosome 21, Coco_2.0, whole genome shotgun sequence genomic DNA:
tgttgttgtttttttttttttgtgtgtttttttaaatacaagtcaaagtacatttacatatcactgtagtataaattatataaggaataatgaatgaagaaaagctgaaattcaaCGAGaagtttgtttacggtgaccATGTTCTCTTCCGTTACGTGACGTGTTTGTCTTTTACTACACACATACTTTTAGTACATGGTATAAGTAGATGAATTGAGATGCAGCGCTTGAGATGGTGTAGATCTTTGCTCTAGCTCTTAAATACACTTTGAAAGAACCTTTCCTCCTCAGGCAGCGTGGGGGACGCCGTGTCCATCATGTCTCCTGACGTTTACGTGTCTGGTGACGGCGGGTACACGTGGGCGCGAGCGCTCAAAGGACCGCACCATTATGCCATCCTGGACTCTGGAGGACTGCTGGTGGCCGTGGAACACAATCCCGTCCAGCCCATCTCGCAGATCAAGTGAGTCCTGATGCATACACTcggtgcaaaaaaaacaaacctaaaGAGACATATTATTTTGGAATAAACCACGAAGGACCTGTTCTTGTTCTTAAACAACGAAAAAGACAGGAATCTTAACATTGACCCTCGTTTATAAaatctatgaatatgcaaattgtaAACCCCACATGCCCCGCCCCTTTCTTCTGCTTCTACCCATCCATTTCATTTCGTGGGCTGTATTTGCATACTGGAACATGATTGGCTCTTGTACTTTATGACGCAGTAACATGCGTTTGCATGTTGTGTTGAACGCTGACTCAAACTTTCTTTTGAGAGGTTTTCATTTTGTCCAGTCtgtgtatttaaatgaattCTCCTGAAAGTGATCTAACAATGAAAGTACACGTTTTATTAAATTTAGAGAAGCAGAGAAGGACAGACGCAAGCTCAGTCGCATGAGGCAGAGACTCGGCAGAGTTACTAAGCGTTATTTATCTGTGGTGGTGGCGGCTGTGTTGAAGTCGCTCAGCAGTGTGTCGCAGCCGGAGACGATACGGTTTGCTCGGACTAACAGAAGCTCTTTGTTCACAGTTGACAGTTTGCAGAGCTCTGGTTCAAAGGAAGCACTGATGTTAATTCACACTGTGAGGGAAAATAAGGCAGAACACATTTAGTTGCGTCTCACTGACCAGAAAATATcagtatttctgtctgtctgtgtgaattCAGCACTAACTCAGCAGACAGTTTTATGGTGATCTGGTTTTCATTTTCGAATTGCTGGTGATTAATATGGCACAAACaagtcattcattttctattgaTGATGTTGTTACTTAGTTTTCTGTGCACACCCCCCCCCATCACCCTTTAATTTATTTGACTGAAACTGAGTTAAATGGATGAAAACGAGTCAATATTACATGATTATAAATGGACTGCATCgtaataaacatttttcttaAAACACTAAaacgcagagttttttttttttttaaactagatTAACACGGAATTAAATTTGTATCAGTTTTGAAagtaatgtgtgtgttctggCCTAGCGCTTGGCTGAAAAATGAAACTAAGAGTAAACCTTGTGCTCTTTGtactttctttttattattttgtgtgtgtgtgtgtgtgtgtgtgtgtgtgtgtgtgtgtgtgtgtgtgtgtatatattatataatataatataatataatataatataatatattttatatatatgtaatatatattctttggccattttattttcttgccACTATCTCCATTTAACTTCTAAACTACATTTctgattttatttgaattaaacTGAACTCTTACTCTGCTCTTGTtcaactgtttgttttttttggggggggtttgcTTTTCCTTCCGCCTTTTTTCACTGTCAGGTTCTCGACGGACGAGGGCCAGTGTTGGCATGTATATAACTTCACAGACACGCCACTGTACTTCACGGGTTTGGCCTCGGAGCCTGGAGCTCAGTCCATGACCCTCAGCCTGTGGGGTTTCAGACAACCGGTGTTCAGCCAACACTTAGTGTCCATGACTATAGACTTCCACCAGCTGCTCTCCAGAAACTGTGAGTGTATGCGagagcgcgcgtgtgtgtgtgtgtgtgtgtgtgtgtgtgtgtgtgtgtgtgagagagagagagagagaggcttgcGTTATCACTGCACTAGGACTGCAGAAGAACACTCCACGTATGTGTGAGTACATGCGTAATGCCACGTACATATGCGACTAAACTAAAAGAACTGTCTAAACTCTAAAAGAAAGTGTCGTATTGTGAATGTCACACAACCGTTCAAATACAGTATTAAGTGCTCTTATAATATCGCATAATACTTATAATAATATAGTAGTGGCATTTTCCCTGAAGGGGAATTTTGAGTTGTGTGCTTTActaaataattcacaaataTTTAGAGGCTGTGATTAATCTAGCGAACACACTGCTTTGCAGTctagtgtgtctgtgtttatagtgtttctGAATGCTTTAAATTCCTCACTCATCCTtgactctctcctctctctctctctctctcgctcgctcgctctgtcTCCCCCTGCAGGCGGGGAGGAGGATTACGTGCAGTGGCTCGCCCATTCCGATAACACTGGCAACCCGAACGATGGTTGTGTGCTGGGATATAAAGAAACGTACTTACGGCTACGCAAAGACTCGGCATGCCGAAACGGGAGGGATTTCGTCATCACCAAGCAGCCCACGCCGTGTCCCTGCACTCTGGACGACTTCCAGTGGTGAGAATTGGTTTTGATGGAAGTTTAGAAATGTTTCGTTTGGGGGGGTGGttcataaacatatatatatatatatatatatatatatatatatatatatatatatatatatatatatatatatatatatatatatatttatatttatatttatttatttatttttacataaactTGCGTAAAGGCATCGTGAAAAAATCACTGGGGTCCTTGGAATTTAGAGAATTGTGCTGGGTAAATAAATTGGTGGATGAAATGggtaattaataaacaaatgaaaaaggtAAAAAGGAATCACTACTGAAGGAAAGGCATGAGAGAGACTGCTGAATCTGGTCTGTATAATGCCTCTCCTCCCAAACctgggcttttttttctttcttctcaatCCTGCAGTGATTTTGGCTACTACCGTGCCGTGAACAGCTCCGAGTGTGTGGAACAGCCGGAGCTGCAGGGCCACTCGCTCGAGTTCTGTCTGCATGGCCGTAAAGAGCAGCTTCAGACTAGCGGGTACTGCATAGTCTGTCattcattattgttttattatgtgTTTGAACATTAAATGTGCTGCGTATGAGACATGAAGCATGAGTACCTCGACAGTGACACTGTTAATGTTATGTGCTATATCCCAACGTCTTTCCGATGGCGTACTGATAATGACGAGTGGAAAACTATTACTCGTACTTCAGATTGGGTTCATGGATTTTCATGAAATCATTCATgattttcaaattttttaagGGTTTCAAGTAATGCTCGAATGAGTTCATGCCATGTTTCCTCCAAAATACCAAACGGATAACCCTTTAATccaaaccaaataaaaacactaaacacttctgtcatctgtccttttgtctaatttgtactttgattggacAATGTGTGCTCGTTCTATCTGCTTTGaatttctcttacaaagccgcTTTGAGGGGGGAAAATGATGATGGAGTAAATAATCCACTCATCACGATTGTCACTGATCGGCTGTGTAAAATCTGCAGTCTGGATGAGAGAGAAATCAGCCTCAGCctcagccccccccccaaacacttTTGCCGTTTTTCATACGGTCGTTATTTTTCCTCATGCTTTGTGCTGTGCTATACAGTTACAGGAAGATCCCAGGAGACCGGTGTGAGGGAGGCACGCAGCCGGAGAGGAAACTGATCGACCTGAGCAAGAAGTGTGTCAGTAACCTGCTTAGTCCAGAGCTTCTGGTGAGAGATCTGTACTTTTTAATGCTAATCAGTGTTAACTGGAATCTGGACACAAGTTAGAGCCAAAGTTGCATGTTTATCAGTCAGAGTCTCAGTCAGGAAGCTTGGCTCCTGTAGTGTCCGTCATCATCCTGGTTCTGCTCGTCTGTGCCGTGGCTGGGGTCCTACTCGTCAAGAAGTACGTGTGTGGAGGAAGGTAAGATCTGACTGAATTATATAAAGCGAGTGGAATGGAGTTGTGTTGTCAGTTATCAGTTTGATAttgacacgtgtgtgtgtgtgtgtgtgtgtgtgtgtgtgtgtgtgtgttaggttcCTGGTGCACCGTTATTCAGAGATGCAGAGGCATGTGGAGGCTAATGCCATTGAAGGTGTGGACGACGTGGATGCTCCAGAGGAAGACAAGACTCATTACAATGAGGACTCAGATGAGGTATCAACACCAACACTATTTTGAGctgtattacatttttaacataactattctgaaagggtgtttttgtgtttctgtaGGACCTTCTGGCTGGAAATTGAGGCAGGAATTTCTCAGGTAGTGTCCTAAAGCTTACTAGTGAGTAACTGGAATGCCCTCTTCGGTACCCTCTTCGTGTGTGCGATCAGTAATGTTTGATTATTTATGTGTCTTCTTTCTCTGATTGGTGACAGGTAAACGTTAAACCCCGTGTGGGGATAGTGACAGCCCGGACCAGTTTACTGAAGGATGAGGAAACGaaagtgtagactttttttcaaattaattgGTTCCAGCCACTGGACAGGAGGCAGTTGGAGGATTTTTGTGACGATGGTTTTCTTTTTGGACGCctctttattttcctctttGTGTGTTTCTTCTTCGGCAGACTACTTCACTGGTTGTAGTTTGACGTTTGTTTTCTAGCAAGTCTGATTTTTGAGAAATTTTCATTCCTTTAAGACTTAAGGATTGTAATGGTTATGGTGTAGGGTTTCACTTTACTGCAAATATTAGTAATAACATGAGATCACAGAGCTTAAAGGACTAGTTCAACCTAACTTGTGGTTACAACAAATACAAATTTCTAAATGtttccctgtactgagaaaagaactcAAAGTTTCAGCGTAAAGGTgtaaagattaaataaatataaagaacgTAGTTCTGGTCGCATTACGTCTTCCTGTATCCATGTGGCATGAGACTCTCAGAACTAACTCTGATCGTATTCTAATTCTTCCTTCTCTTAAAGGACTGAATAATTCCTGACTAAACCTTTATTGACGCACCagcaactgcccttagacttccatttATAAGTGAGTTTGGCATAAACAAGCTTTCTGTTACTTTCTCGGTGCAGGGGTGGGGGATTCAGTGAAAAACCCtgaattattttgttaaatgcaAACTGTTATAGGGacagagacaaaaaaatataatataagctTGTGAGGACCTTAAGACTTCTGATTGACACACCAGTGCCATTTTTATccatatatttcttttttatatataagaaTTCAGCCTGAGTAATTAAAGCAGTATTGCAAAACAATAACAGTTCATTAAGCTAAAGTTCAAGGAGTGTGTTCATGTTTGTACAGGCTAGACAACAAGCTAAATGGACATGCTGTGCAACAATAGCACTTGCATTGCTTCTAGCTCTTTCCCTGTTACTTCCTTGGATGAAGGTACTTTCATACCTGCACTGTGGGTTTTTACTGATGACCCACTAAGCTCATCTTATTGTAAAATAAGCCAAGAGTTTCTAAGCAGTTGTgcactagcaaaaaaaaaaaaaaaaaaaaaaaaaagctcctgATGGCATaagataagttttttttttttttgtttgtttgttttttgtatgaTTTTGTATTAAGTAATACACTAGGCGAAATGAATGATAAGGGAGATTGAGAACGTATGTTTTTACTACGCAAAGGTATAATTACTTTTCATAGCAATAATTAATCGAATGACTATTTGTCTAATCTTAACTACGACACGGTGTGTGATGTGTAAACCCGACAGTATTGGGCAACAATgcaatgtatgtatgtaagtaatTAGCTCGATAAAGGGCCActtttatttcagattttatgCCAGTCGGGAAATAAAACCCACAAGGCCAGTCGGTGTAAGACTACGATCGATTTGAGTGCACAGATTTGTCAGGAGGGCGTCTGCCCAAATAAGATGTGAATACAGTACTTTTTATGTACTGATTTTTAATAATGCACGTCTCAGGGGCCCCTGGTTTTCACCTTCAGCTTCAAAATGTGATGAGAAAAACCTTGAGTGAGTTTCGGTGTTTGATCGCTGGATGGATTTGTCAGTATTCGGTATTTTTAATGCTACTGGGGTAATTCAGAGAATTTACAGCATCTGTCTTTGAATGTAAGGGGAATAAACACGACGTTGTAATTCCAGTGCTGTAAATAAGATATGTACAGATAAGCTACTGTTCGTAACTACATTTCATATGTCTGACGTCTCAATCCAAGTCTCGGAAACCCATTCAAAATGTAAAGCCTTGATTGAGAAGATTTTGTTGTCTTTATTTGTTGTTGGTTGTTGTCCCCCCTCACCCCCCAAgtcagaataaagaatttaaaacacCTATACCATCGTGGGTTTTCTTTGTGTGAGCATAGAGCGCTTGGGGATATTTAACAAACCGAAGTCAAATTAGAGTTTATGGTATAtccacttgtgtgtgtgtgacttttgTGTAAAACAAATTACTGTGAATTAGTTATCAAATCCACCAAATAAGGAGCAAATAACGCACATCCGAGGTGGCAATGAGGCCGTTACACCTCGGGTGTGCATTTATTGTCCAATAATTCAACGAACAggagtcaattattccttacttatttctgGAAATATCAATTTTCTGtcaatttgtttgttgttaaatgtgtgtgccgTGGTGGTTAGTTCAGTTAACTGCAAAGTGACCTagaactgtaatgcggtcaagacctgactggaactactttagctgcCCGTTCACTGAAAAATCATTGCACACCTCGGAACAtctatcagccaatcagaatcgagaattcagtaGCGCTGTGGTATACGCAACTTTAAATGCTGTTATGACtgatgttatagcagctataaaaattAATTTCCTCATCTGCTTCTCTTTTGCCATGTCATAGAGAAACCTGTGTTCTGAAGATATCTGACAACTTAAAATTACACCGTCAACTCTTAACTCCTTGCCTAAATGTCTAAcactctatccatctatatccatccatccatccatccattttttttattccgcttatcctacagggtcgtagggaacccggagcctatcacagggcgcatgggacacaatcacatacacgttcacacactacagacactttggacatgccaatcagcctaccatgcatgtctttggactcgggaggaaaccggagtacccggaggaaacccccgggcACACACCGGGGGAATTGAatcctcaaccctggaggtgtgaggtgaacatgctaactgctaAACCAGCAATTACACAaggattttattttactcaggttatttatttactattttataCTATCCCTCTTTTCACAGCTTAACAGACATATGAAATCTTTTACAAAATTGTATGAGTTTTCGAGACATGAGgatgttatttatttgctttcttTTTGGGATGTGTGTTTTCCATCCATGTTTACTTGATGGTCATTATTTGTAGTTACACAccagctgcgtttacatggtcaacaataatccactcttaacctgattaagaccatactttgattaagaaactaccatgtaaacagcaatttttatttgccttaatctaattaaggccATACtcaaattaagctctaatcgaattaagacaggtggagtactcctattttcgcattatggacgtgtattacagacatgtaaacatcttaatcacaaGATTAACGtcgtgagttttcaccgcattttgcgacaggacacgatcacacacggcagttctcaacattttacggcgaataAGAGActtcggccgcgtcccaaaccgcatacatttctactataggcctgtagtggggaaaaatacatgtatctggGCGACTATATAGATGATAAatacgcggtttgagacgcagccccacagcttcaagcagttgtctattagcacgtacagcatgactaataattaactgcacttaaagcgttcgtaaataaatgaataaaaacacccaaaactgtatacggtcccataacgaagtcgaactgtatgttaatacgtAAGATTCTGGTGGGACGTCGACGGCgtggtgcggtgacgtaatgacgtgtgctgttaatcgaactatgttctagaacatgtaaaaggggaacatgacaggagtattctaaaagcgactcatgcattctaaaagcgactcgtttTCAGACTGGGCGCCATTTTGCCGCGCTGTGTTCCTGTGCGCGAGAGAGTTGTGATTGGGCTCTGCGCGCCGCCGTTGGAGCCAATCAGAGGTGATAATAGCGGGAGGACGGTGAGTGTGGGCGGTGCTGAGAGGGAATGGCACTCGGTAACAGAAGGCGATTGGTGTGCGTCCGACCAACCAAAAGACTACAATAATTATAAACAGGAAATTAAGGGGCACTATCCGTGTGCGTGTTAACCCGGACGGTGTAATTCTCAGATGAATTGGACCGAGTTAGCCGAGAAGCTAACCGCTATAAAGAGGCTTAGCTAGCGTAGCTAACATACCCGTCGGTGTCTTTGTGTTgttagcaaaaataaataaatagttagcGTCTGTTTCTCAAACCAGAAGTTAAAACATGTCCCTTCGTGAGGATGAAAGTTATTGATCCTGGCATGTTCTTCCAAAAGCACAGAATTTATTTACTGGCCTAAGTAACGTTATAAGTCACGTTTTAACGATAACTTCGTTATAACGTTATACTGCATTTATTAAACCAGCGGACATGACCGTATCCCACATGCGTAAACTTGACTTGCTAGGGCACTAAACAGAACGTAGGGCGTCGTCGATTGGGGTGCATTTGTAGTGTGCGTGTGAAGGGAGCGAGGAGCAGTTTGGGATACGACCCGTGACTCCAACAGTGCAAACGAGCCAATTCATTCCAAGCTGTTGTCCGCCGCAACCATGAAAATAAGgagtttatttctttattttttctttaattatctTGTATTTAAGGTGCAATGTGTCACTTATTAAACTTATTCGTGTAGGGTAGGGCATTAATCGCAACACTAGGCTTGTAATATTGTTCATGTGGtgaaaagtttatttatatccATGTTCTGGCTCCATGTTCTACTTGAACTAAAATGACTAGGccaaatagaaaaaaatgtcGCTTGAATGCAAATTATATCAATAATGATTATTATCGAATTGAATGctcatacatttatatttacatttacatttattcatttagcagacgcttttatccaaagcgacttcaTAAGATGAGCACCTTTATATCAGAGCTCATGTAATCTGGATGTCACCTAGAATATACCCTGAATTACACCCCATTCAGCACAGCTATGTATTTGGGGAAAAGGGGTGGGACCAGGTGGGGGGGACACTGGACTGGGTACCAAAACATCACAGGGCATGatctcacacattcacatgctactgccaatttggaaatgccaatcagcgtaCAATGCATCTtcggactggtggaggaaacccccgaagaacggggagaacatgcgctAACGCAGGGCGGaagcgggattcgaacccacggcgtactaaccactacgccACCGTGCCCCTCTGAGTGCCTGACTAGAATGTGGATTTTGTGCACCGCCAAAATGTACCACTAAACTAAATCCTTCCCTCTGTACTCGTACCTGTTTCCTCTGTTTGTGTTCCCGCAGTGTAGTGTTGAGCCTTGTTTCTGAATAGACTCTGAGCATGGAGCAGTTCGCCGAGTCGACGAGCGGCGGAGAGCAGATCGTGGTGCAGCCGTCCAGTGGAGCGGTGCAGCAGCAGGTACGAGATCTGCCTCTGAATGCATGGGTGCGGTACTACTGATGACCGGTTGCTGCAGgccactgtgtgtttgtgcgtgagAAGAGCGTGGTGTTTATAACCGTACGGCTTCGTTCTCTGTGGTCCAGAGCGCAGTGACTGCAGTACAGCTGCAGGCCGACGGCCAGGTGGATGTGGGTTCAGGCCAGCAGGTTCAGACGCTCCAGGTAGTGGTATTCTCCCTCCGGCTCGTCAGCTGTCTGCATGTCCGCGACTACATGAAAAAATTTCCCCGAAATCACACGGTTACCAACGATCATCCGTAAAATAACCCTCATTGCTCTTCTCTTTGAAGGTTGAAGGGCAGCCTTTAATGGTGCAGGTCAGCGGGGGTCAGCTCATCACCCCTTCCGGGCAGCCCATAATGGTACAGGCCATGCCGGGAGGACAGGCGCAGACGATCATGCAGCTACCGGTGACGGGCTCGCAGGGTCTTCAGCAGGTGAgccagagtgtgtgtttattatcacattaataataataacaataatgtctGGCTGTGTGTGGTATaaagtatcaaataaaaaatttaaatagtaGACACCAACTGTTAGTCCCAGCATCCCGAGTAATAGTTGATAATtgtgctgattttttttgtttgtttgtttttgtcatgcGTCTCTGATAGATCCAGCTCGTGCAGCCGGGACAGATTCAGCTCTCAGGAGGTCAAACGCTGCAGGTACAAACAGCACAGGGACAAACTCAGCAGATCATCATCCAGCAGCTGCAAACTGCAGTGACCGCAGGACAGAACCAagtctcaacacacacacacacacacacacacaaacacacgcataaataaaaacaaaattacagTTTGTATGAACGCAGTAGTTTACCATAATGCACTATAAAGACTACATAACATACTGTTTAACACTAgattaatattgtattatatttatagaATGCAACACACAAGCttctgtgtaaatgtaaatgtgtgtgtgtgtgtgtgtgtgtgtcagcctcAGCAGATCACAGTGCAGGGTGAGCAGGCTCAGACGGCGGAGGGTCAGACCATCCTGTACCTGCCGGTCAACGCTGATGGAACCATCCTCCAGCAGGgtaacacaacaaaaacacactctAGTGCACAACTGTGATGttacagaaagtgtgtgtgagctctGAGGGAGTCTTCTGATGGAGTTTGTTCTCTTCAGGCGTGATCACTATTCCGGCTGCCAGTTTAGCAGGAGGTCAGATCATCCAGGCGGGTTCAAACGTGAGCGGCACCGGGGGTCAGGGCACCGTGACTGTCGCCGTTCCCGTCACAGGAAACATGGTCAACGCTGGAGGAATGGTCATGGTGGGTCACTCACGGGCTGAGGTTTGCCCAGGTTtactggcatttatcaacagcATGCAGGACCGAcatctttctgacattatatgTCGTATAAATTTGTTCGCTTAATCACACGCGTTTCTGTCATGGTgcttcaagcaggatcgtaggccGATAGTAAAGTTGTATTACTTGTGTATTTATTAGATGGTCCAAAGCGGCGGCTCTGTCCCGACCATGCAGCGGATCCCTCTCCCCGGAGCTGAGATGCTGGAGGAGGAGCCGCTCTACGTCAACCCCAAGCAGTACCACCGCATCCTGAAGAGACGCCAGGCCCGCGCCAAGCTGGAGGCCGAGGGCAAGATCCCCAAAAGGAGGAGGGTGagttaaacacacaaaactcGCAGATATAATGGATTTACTTTCTGCGAGAAATGTTTCTATGTTACAGTAATGAGGTTCCAGCCTTTAaagatgtggtgtgtgtttttatttttgttttagagTGTGTTAAACCTGTATTAATCgcatcatttaaataaaaacataatacaaACGTGACTCTCAATATTGCCTGATTAATTTTTTCCGTTTCAGATTattgtttgtataatttttttttcattctggaTGTTAGCTCCACCTCAGCTCCGTCCCTTTTTCttaaacaacccccccccccttaaggTGGCCGCAGTTTTGGAACACATCCTAAGAGTTAGTGAtggtctatgtgtgtgtgtgtgtgtgtgtgcgtgggtgtgttAACCTGACTTGTTCTTATTGTCCTAGAAATACCTGCACGAGTCTCGTCATCGGCACGCCATGGCACGGAAGCGTGGTGATGGCGGGCGCTTCTTTTCGGGGAAGGAGAAGGATGAGCTGGACGTGCAGGTGAGCGGGAGGCTCCAGATCAATCCCAGCACTGATTGGACTGCCTTCTCAGCCCCACCCCCTGGGATAAATATGGCAGGCTTTTAAGCAATACATGTTCACCTTTGCCAGACAAAGAAGACTGTGCACATgcgcgcttgtgtgtgtgtgataattctGTCAGGCTTTTTCACATGCATGCATCTTTTATTATTGCTGAGAATGTGTGGCTCGATGCTGGAACTGTAGAATAATCAGAATTTCCTTAAAACGCTGCAGCAGCCGTGGAATATTTCAAGTGGGAGGTTTGTTAATAAGTGCTTTTGTGTATTTGGTTGGATCTGAGCAGTGACTGGAGGATGCCGTGATACACGCCTCTTAGATAAGAAgggcttaattttttttgcatgattaacttaataataataattagtattataattatgtaataaatacatAGTAAATATGTCCAGCACTTTATCCTTATGTCACGTgtcgtgacgtaacggagataaggcaggatgcaatcgcagtaaaacaggtttatttaagagagagacaggcagacaaatccaaaacgtgatccaaaacgtaatccataaacaggtcaggcgatcggaaaacaggcataaaggggcaAGGCGGGGATCAAGGTTCcggtcacggaaatacagggtcgaggaacaaaacaagaaacatgaactatagcgcgggactggtagcggagaaaccagcgtgaactaaactaactaacCTGAacatgaacctaaacatgaacctaaacatgaaccatgaaacatgacGTAAACTAATACTATGGATATCTATCGTGAGGACTCTAAACAAAGTGACCAACTCCTTCAAACTActctaatattccgcgccgtgtgctgggaggcgtgcggtatatatacatacataatcagCTTTGTAATGgatgacggctgagggcaattcagacacacgtgacacaatagccaatgacagaacagggaggagacataacaaaacataacaaatgcacgtgtccaaatgtcacgaatgtcaacaacgataaagcaggtgctcgcgcaccttgcaCAGCAGCATGCATTCACATGCTCTTCAGCctgctgcttaaaggggaagtcgtgacagaacccctccccaagggcactcctcccggagcgccatgaaacatccatctccatcggcggccccggccccctgggcagaatgtcccaagcagagccaggagacCACACGGCGTTTTTGGCGAAACAAaaaggcagagcgacgttcacggcagagcaggaaagcagagtgacgtccacagcagagcaggaaagcatagTGACATCCGCggcggaacaggaaagcggagcgacgtcctcggcgtaaaaggaaagcggagcgacgtcctcggcagaacAGGAatgcggagcgacgtcctcggcggaacaggaaagcggagcgacgtcctcggctgaacaggaaagcggagcgacgtcttcggcggaacaggaaagcggagcgacgtcctcggcagaacaggaaagcagagcgacgtcctcggcggagcaggaaggcagagtga
This region includes:
- the LOC128628670 gene encoding nuclear transcription factor Y subunit alpha isoform X4, translated to MEQFAESTSGGEQIVVQPSSGAVQQQVEGQPLMVQVSGGQLITPSGQPIMVQAMPGGQAQTIMQLPVTGSQGLQQIQLVQPGQIQLSGGQTLQVQTAQGQTQQIIIQQLQTAVTAGQNQPQQITVQGEQAQTAEGQTILYLPVNADGTILQQGVITIPAASLAGGQIIQAGSNVSGTGGQGTVTVAVPVTGNMVNAGGMVMMVQSGGSVPTMQRIPLPGAEMLEEEPLYVNPKQYHRILKRRQARAKLEAEGKIPKRRRKYLHESRHRHAMARKRGDGGRFFSGKEKDELDVQVNVKPRVGIVTARTSLLKDEETKV
- the LOC128628670 gene encoding nuclear transcription factor Y subunit alpha isoform X1 translates to MEQFAESTSGGEQIVVQPSSGAVQQQSAVTAVQLQADGQVDVGSGQQVQTLQVVEGQPLMVQVSGGQLITPSGQPIMVQAMPGGQAQTIMQLPVTGSQGLQQIQLVQPGQIQLSGGQTLQVQTAQGQTQQIIIQQLQTAVTAGQNQPQQITVQGEQAQTAEGQTILYLPVNADGTILQQGVITIPAASLAGGQIIQAGSNVSGTGGQGTVTVAVPVTGNMVNAGGMVMMVQSGGSVPTMQRIPLPGAEMLEEEPLYVNPKQYHRILKRRQARAKLEAEGKIPKRRRKYLHESRHRHAMARKRGDGGRFFSGKEKDELDVQVNVKPRVGIVTARTSLLKDEETKV
- the LOC128628670 gene encoding nuclear transcription factor Y subunit alpha isoform X5; its protein translation is MEQFAESTSGGEQIVVQPSSGAVQQQSAVTAVQLQADGQVDVGSGQQVQTLQVVEGQPLMVQVSGGQLITPSGQPIMVQAMPGGQAQTIMQLPVTGSQGLQQIQLVQPGQIQLSGGQTLQVQTAQGQTQQIIIQQLQTAVTAGQNQPQQITVQGEQAQTAEGQTILYLPVNADGTILQQGVITIPAASLAGGQIIQAGSNVSGTGGQGTVTVAVPVTGNMVNAGGMVMMVQSGGSVPTMQRIPLPGAEMLEEEPLYVNPKQYHRILKRRQARAKLEAEGKIPKRRRVNVKPRVGIVTARTSLLKDEETKV
- the LOC128628670 gene encoding nuclear transcription factor Y subunit alpha isoform X2; its protein translation is MEQFAESTSGGEQIVVQPSSGAVQQQSAVTAVQLQADGQVDVGSGQQVQTLQVEGQPLMVQVSGGQLITPSGQPIMVQAMPGGQAQTIMQLPVTGSQGLQQIQLVQPGQIQLSGGQTLQVQTAQGQTQQIIIQQLQTAVTAGQNQPQQITVQGEQAQTAEGQTILYLPVNADGTILQQGVITIPAASLAGGQIIQAGSNVSGTGGQGTVTVAVPVTGNMVNAGGMVMMVQSGGSVPTMQRIPLPGAEMLEEEPLYVNPKQYHRILKRRQARAKLEAEGKIPKRRRKYLHESRHRHAMARKRGDGGRFFSGKEKDELDVQVNVKPRVGIVTARTSLLKDEETKV
- the LOC128628670 gene encoding nuclear transcription factor Y subunit alpha isoform X3 — its product is MEQFAESTSGGEQIVVQPSSGAVQQQSAVTAVQLQADGQVDVGSGQQVQTLQVVEGQPLMVQVSGGQLITPSGQPIMVQAMPGGQAQTIMQLPVTGSQGLQQIQLVQPGQIQLSGGQTLQPQQITVQGEQAQTAEGQTILYLPVNADGTILQQGVITIPAASLAGGQIIQAGSNVSGTGGQGTVTVAVPVTGNMVNAGGMVMMVQSGGSVPTMQRIPLPGAEMLEEEPLYVNPKQYHRILKRRQARAKLEAEGKIPKRRRKYLHESRHRHAMARKRGDGGRFFSGKEKDELDVQVNVKPRVGIVTARTSLLKDEETKV